Proteins from a genomic interval of Lolium perenne isolate Kyuss_39 chromosome 1, Kyuss_2.0, whole genome shotgun sequence:
- the LOC127303776 gene encoding uncharacterized protein, whose product MSYDEVFTVLGAGVMSGKGAAASVWRGQGSNITRQILKCTRWQLEETTDFITCPYHYFCDSSYPGDYSTAVGVVVAVFAAYCLLSAAAFTVAEIGGGATAAGGVGRIKRKYLVPSGPFLLPLVLLVLAKGQRINAVFPLARFGPALLLTLQASALAFRNEADGDVRYAVLEASTVSGILHASLYLDAIVLPYYTGTDALRWSRFSGECPTCLCRMEPLVVGGRTVLYRGLSKTALAIIFALCSRMVCRIYGEERLSVWTRSALEMASWVFVSGDAIYLAGWALAEGAAAVFAVYALVGSLVFLCVFGKVYRFLAWAENRQVQWKPSLSCHNVV is encoded by the coding sequence ATGTCGTACGATGAGGTGTTCACTGTTCTTGGAGCTGGAGTCATGAGCGGCAAGGGGGCGGCGGCTAGCGTTTGGAGGGGTCAGGGCAGCAACATCACGAGGCAGATCCTCAAGTGCACGAGGTGGCAGCTCGAGGAGACCACCGACTTCATCACCTGCCCCTACCACTACTTCTGCGACAGCTCCTACCCCGGCGACTACTCGACCGCTgtcggcgtcgtcgtcgccgtcttCGCTGCCTACTGCCTTCTCTCCGCTGCGGCCTTCACCGTGGCAGAGATCGGAGGCGGCGCCACGGCGGCCGGTGGCGTCgggaggatcaagaggaagtaccTGGTGCCGTCGGGGCCCTTCTTGCTGCCGCTGGTGCTGCTGGTCCTTGCCAAGGGGCAGCGGATCAACGCCGTCTTCCCCCTCGCGCGGTTTGGCCCGGCATTGCTGCTCACGCTGCAGGCGTCGGCGCTGGCGTTCCGGAACGAGGCCGACGGCGACGTGCGGTACGCGGTGCTCGAGGCGTCCACCGTGTCCGGGATCCTGCACGCGAGCCTCTACCTGGATGCCATCGTTCTGCCGTACTACACGGGGACGGACGCGCTCCGGTGGTCGCGGTTCTCCGGAGAGTGCCCCACATGCCTCTGCCGGATGGAGCCGCTCGTCGTCGGCGGCCGGACCGTGCTGTACCGGGGCCTCTCCAAGACGGCGCTGGCCATCATCTTCGCCCTCTGCTCCAGGATGGTATGCCGGATCTACGGGGAGGAGCGGCTGAGCGTGTGGACGCGGTCGGCGCTGGAGATGGCGAGCTGGGTTTTCGTGTCCGGCGACGCCATCTATCTTGCTGGTTGGGCGCTTGCCGAGGGCGCCGCGGCGGTCTTCGCCGTGTACGCGCTCGTCGGGTCGCTGGTCTTCTTGTGTGTGTTTGGGAAGGTGTACAGATTCTTGGCGTGGGCGGAGAACAGGCAGGTGCAGTGGAAACCAAGCCTTAGCTGCCACAATGTGGTTTGA
- the LOC127303769 gene encoding uncharacterized calcium-binding protein At1g02270, protein MTKKQRREAGARRQRRRPPPLLQARDECSSVSCTTFNILAPIYKRMDSENCRESQNRANWFSRNEKIIDRLLAGRSSIICLQEVWLGNDELVNMYEKRLGDANYTLFKLARTNNRGDGLLTAVHRKYFHVLNHRELLFNDFGDRVAQLLHVESAMPYLQNRSSSCVQQQSLIVNTHLVFPHDHSLSIVRLKQVYKILQYIQAYQEEHKLSPMPIILCGDWNGSKRGQVYKFLCSQGFVSSYDTAHQYSDSEEDAHKWVSHRNHRGNICGVDFIWLLNPDKCRKPLKTSWNEAVFGIIKYLLLQVASLSEENAFALLRADSPNDHITYSSFCQALCQLGMVHPDRVSSEEMKDLWSEADHDGDGFVDYKEFQRCIWSPKCENQEEEDDTEIDITDGSLVTLEPNDEAFGFTVKEAVLFPPEVEKGMWPENYSLSDHAPLTVVFSPVRMPCSPRTPRTP, encoded by the exons ATG ACGAAGAAGCAGCGCAGGGAGGCAGGCGCGAGGCGGCAgcggcgccgcccgccgccgctgcTGCAGGCGCGGGACGAGTGCTCCTCCGTCTCCTGCACCACCTTCAACATCCTCGCGCCGATCTACAAGCGGATGGACTCCGAG AATTGCAGGGAGAGCCAGAACAGGGCCAACTGGTTCAGCAGGAACGAGAAGATCATCGaccgcctcctcgccggccgcTCATCCATCATCTGCCTCCAG GAGGTGTGGTTGGGGAACGATGAGCTGGTCAACATGTACGAGAAGCGGCTCGGTGATGCAAACTATACCCTCTTCAAGCTCGCTCGCACAAATAATCGTGGGGAcg GTCTTCTGACAGCTGTACATAGGAAGTACTTCCATGTCTTGAACCACCGGGAGCTTCTTTTCAATGATTTTGGAGATCGAGTTGCTCAGCTATTGCACGTTGAGTCAGCCATGCCTTACTTGCAAAATCGAAGCAGCAGCTGCGTCCAGCAGCAGAGCCTGATCGTGAACACCCATTTGGTGTTCCCCCATGATCACAGCCTTTCAATTGTTCGGCTCAAGCAG GTATATAAGATCCTTCAGTACATACAAGCTTACCAGGAAGAGCATAAACTTAGTCCGATGCCAATTATCCTATGTGG TGATTGGAACGGAAGTAAACGTGGCCAAGTTTACAAATTCCTTTGTTCACAAGGATTTGTTTCATCATATGACACTGCCCATCAGTACAGTGACAGCGAAGAAGATGCACACAAG TGGGTGAGTCATCGGAATCATAGAGGGAACATCTGTGGAGTTGATTTTATATGGCTTCTGAATCCAGACAAATGCAGGAAGCCCCTGAAAACTAGCTGGAATGAAGCTGTCTTTGGTATTATCAAG TATCTTCTTCTCCAAGTTGCATCCCTTTCGGAGGAGAATGCATTCGCACTTCTCAGAGCTGACAGTCCtaatgatcatatcacatattcaaGTTTCTGCCAGGCACTTTGTCAG TTAGGAATGGTCCATCCCGACCGTGTAAGTTCTGAAGAAATGAAAGATCTATGGAGTGAAGCTGACCATGATGGGGATGGGTTTGTTGACTATAAAGAATTTCAG CGGTGTATCTGGAGCCCTAAATGCGAAAaccaagaagaagaggatgatactGAAATTGACATCACTGATGGAAGCCTTGTTACGTTAGAACCGAATGATGAAGCCTTTGGCTTCACCGTGAAGGAAGCTGTTCTGTTCCCCCCAGAAGTAGAGAAGGGCATGTGGCCTGAGAACTACAGCCTCTCAGATCATGCACCCCTTACGGTGGTGTTCTCACCTGTAAGAATGCCTTGCTCTCCACGCACTCCTCGGACTCCCTAG